The nucleotide window GCCGGCCTCCCCCCGGTTCCCCCTCCCGGCTCGACTCCTTCACGTTCGAGGGTGCCCCGGGGTTGCCCGGGAGTCCCGGGATTTTTCCGGCCGCATGATGGCCGCCAGCATCAACGCGCGCAGCTCCGCGCCGACGTCCTCCACCGGCAGCGGCGGCTCGTGCGCCTGCCACTCGCGCAGCAGGCCGGTGGCCGCGCCGACCAGGGCGATCGCCGTCAGCCGGTAGTTGCGGTCGGGCGCCGCGCCGTGCTCGGCCGCGCGGCGCGCCTCCGTCTCGATGAAGGTCGCCCAGCGGTCCACCCACACCTGGTGCTGCTCCTCCAGCTCCGCGCTGACGCCGACGGCTTCGACGTAGTTGAGCCGCGGCAGGCGCGGGTCGACGGTGACCGTGTCGATGAAGACGTCGAGCAGCGTGGCGATCCGGGTGACGGCGTCGGCTTCGGCGACCTTGTCGAGCGCGGCGGTGACGTGCTCCAGCGCGAGGCTGTTGATCCGGTCGTGCAGCGTGCGCAGGACGTCTTCCTTGCCGGTGAACTCCTCGTAGAAGTTCCGCGTGGACACCCCGGCGCGGGCGCACACCTCGGTGATCTTCGTCTGCCGGAAGCCGGCCGAGGTGAACAGCTCGAGGCCGGCCGCGAGCAGCCGCTCACGGCGGTCGGCGCGGCGTTGTTCGGGGGCGACGCCGCCGTACGTGCGAGCCAACGGTTGTCTCCTCCTTCTGAGGGATTGCCGGATCCTACCGGCCTGGCTAAATTGTGAAAACCTCGATTACCAAACAACCGGAGGCAACGATGCTTCGTCGGTTACTGGTCGCCGTCGCGCTCCTTTTCGTGACAGCCGCCCCCACGGCGCACGCGGAGCCGGGTGTCCTGTTGGAACAGAAGCCGACGACGGTGTTCGTCGGCCCGTTCCCGGCTCCCGTCAAGGCCTGGCACCTGCTGTACCGCTCGACCTCGGCGACCGGCGAGCCGAACGCCGTCTCCGGCACGCTGCTGGTGCCGCCGACGCCGTGGCTGCGCGGCGGCCCGCGGCCCCTGATCACGTACGCGGTGGGCACGCACGGCCTCGGCGACCAGTGCGCGCCGTCGAACCTGCTGGCCCACGGCATCGAGAACGAGAGCGCGCTGCTGGCGCAGGCGTTGTCGCAGGGCTGGGCCGTCGTGGTCACCGACTACGAAGGGCTCGGCACGCCGGGCACGCACACGTACGCGGTCGGGCAGTCCGAAGGCCGCGCGGTGCTCGACGCGGCACGGGCCGCCTCCCGGGTGGCCGGCGCGGGCCTGTCCCCGTCCGGCCCGGTGGGCGTGTTCGGGTATTCGCAGGGCGGGCAGGCCGCGGCGTGGGCGGCCGAGCTGCAGGGGACGTACGCGCCTTCGCTGAACGTGGTCGGGGTGGCGGCCGGCGGTGTCCCTGCCGACCTGAACGCGGTGTTCGCGTCCAACGACGGCGGCGCGGCGTTCGGCTTGGTGCTGGGCGCGGCCACGGGCTTCGCGGCGGCGTACCCGGACGTGCCGTTCGCGTCGATCCTCAACGACCGCGGCCGCGAGGCGGTGGCCAGGGTGTCGAAGGCGTGCACGGTGGAGCTGGGCGCGGCGGCACCGTTCGCGCACCTGCAGGACTTCGTGACGGTGCCGGACCCGATCCACGAGCCCCACTGGCAGGCGCGGCTCGCGGAGAACTACCTGGGCACGACGGCCCCGAAGCCGCCGGTGTACCTGTACCACGGGACGTTGGACGAGCTGATCCCGTTCAGCGTCGGCACGGCGTTGCGCGACCGCTGGAAGTCCTTGGGCGCGAAGGTGACGTGGCAGGAGTTCCCGCTGCTGGAGCACATCGGGGGCGTGTCGATCGGCGGCCCGGCGGCGATGACCTGGCTGGGCACCAAGTTCTGAAAACTGTCGGTGCCCCCCGGTAGCGTGGAAAACGGGGGCTGCTCAGAACGGCCGCAGCGCGGTGACCGCGTCCGGGGCAAGGGAAGTGGTGAGGGTGCCGCCCGCAGCGAGGGGGCTGCGGGACCACCACTCACCCGACGCCGCCGGCCGTTCCGGCCCGCCGACCTCCAGGTCCGTGGCCAGCACCCGGCGGCCCGCCAGCACGGCCAAGCTCCCGTCCAAGCCCGCGTCCCCCACCGAAAGCGTCTGCCGGAGCACCGGAGTCCCGGCCCGGACCACGTCCAAAGTGGTCACCAGCGAGCCCGGCTTCTCCCCGGCCCGCCCCAGCACCAGCACCTCGCGCGTGTGCAGATACGCATCAGGCGCCAGCAAGGCCCGGAACACCGCGTGGTGCCGGGCCCGCGCGGTGATCACCGTCGGCTCGGGCAGATACTCCAACGAACCGCCATCCTCCACCACCACATCCACAGTGGACAGTGACGACTCACCGTGCAGGCCGGGCAGAGCCAACGTGGCCGCCACCCCCGACAGCCGGAGAGAGGCGCCCGGTCCGACGTGGACGGACAACAGCAGGTCGTCCCCGCCCAGCGGCGACGTCGCCGAGTTGACCAGGTGCACCACGGCCGTCGAACCCGGACGTCGCCGCGGGAACAACGTCAGCGGCGCCATCGAACGCAGCTCCCGCAGCACCGTCCGCGTACCGTCGAAGCACGCGGTCAGCCGGGCGTGGGCCTTCACAGCAGCGAACGGACCCAGTCGGCCACCGCCGGCGCGTCCGGGGTGTCCACAAGGGACTGTGTGATCACCGGCAACGAGCCGCGCATCCGGTGCGCGTCCGACGTCATCACTTCCATGTCCGCGCCGACCAGGTGGGCGATGTCGATCTTGTTGATCACCAGCAGGTCCGCCGTCGTGACGCCGGGGCCGCCCTTGCGCGGCACCTTGTCGCCGCCCGCGACGTCGACCACGAAGATCTGGCTGTCCGCCAGGCCGCGGCTGAACACCGCCGTCAGGTTGTCGCCGCCGCTCTCGATGATCACCAGGTCGAGGCCGGGGAACTTCTCCTCCAGCCGCTCGACCGCGTCGAGGTTCGCGGTGATGTCGTCGCGGATCGCCGTGTGCGGGCACGCGCCCGTCTGCACCGCCTCGATCCGCTCCGGGTCCAGCACCCCCGCGCGACGCAGGAAGTCCGCGTCTTCGGTCGTGTAGATGTCGTTCGTGACGACGGCGAGCCGGATCTCGTCGCCGAGTGCGCGGCACAGCGCCGCGGTCAGCGCCGTCTTGCCCGAGCCGACCGGGCCGCCGATGCCGATCCGGTAAGCGCGGCCCGCGGTGGGTGCGGCGTCGTAGTGGTCGGGTTCCGCCGCCGTCGGGTCGAAGTTGACCTCGTGGAAGTGCCCGTGACCGTGGCCTTCAGCTGGCAAAGAGACGCACCTCTTCCTGGTGGTGCCGGGCGTGCGCCTCGGCGAACAGATCCAACGCCGGCGACCCCGGCGACGGCAGTGCCGCCGGGTCGTCACCGGCCACGGCAGCGGCTTCCGCACAGACGGAAGCAAGATCCAGACGGGCAACGACGGCGTTGACGGCGAACGGGTCCAGCCCCAGCAGCCGGACCGCGGCACTCGCCGGGCCGCTCACCGACAGGTAGGCGGCCGCCATCGCGGCGTCGTACGGCGTCCCGCCCGCGACACCGACCAGCGCACCCAGGATGATCGGGTGGTGTGGCCGCGGCGTCTCGGCCAGCAGACCCGCCAAGACAGGCGAAGGCCACGCGATCCGCCCGGCCCGCGCGGTCCCGCGGCCTTGGGCGCGCGAAGCCTCGCGCTGCGCGAGCGACGGGGTGCGCGCATCCAGCTCACTGTCCAAAAGCGACCAGTTCCCCTGGTTGACCGCAGCGTGCGCCGCAGCCGCCGCGAACACCGCCGCCAGGGAACCCGCCGTCCGCAACCGTCCGGAAAGGAATCCCGGCAGGTCGCGCACCGACGTGACCAGGCGGCGGGAAACGACCTCCTCCAACCCGCCACTGTGGACGTGACCGCCGCCGGGAAACCGGGAGTCCGCGAGAATCAGTGCCGAAAGGTCCATCAGAACAGGAAGTACCTTTGTGCCATCGGCAGTTCCGTCACCGGCTGCGGTTCGATCAGCTCCCCGTCGACGTGCACGGCGAAGCTGTCCGGCTCGACGCGGACGTCCGGCGTCGCGTCGTTGAGCACCATGTCGGCCTTGGTCCGCGCGCGCATGTTCGACACGGCGACCAGCGGCCGGGTGATGCCGAACGTCTCGCGCAGGCCACTGTCCAAAGCGGACGGAGCGACGAAGTGCAGGCTCAGCGCCGCGCCGATCGACGCGCCGAACATCGGCCGGGCGAGCACCGGCTGCGGCGTCGGGATGGACGCGTTCGCGTCGCCCATCGCCGCCCACGCCGGGAAGCCGCCCTTCAGCACCACGTGCGGGCGGACGCCGAAGAACTTCGGCTCCCACAGCACCAGGTCCGCGAGCTTGCCGACCTCGACTGAGCCGATCTCGGTCTCCATGCCGTGCGCGATGGCCGGGTTGATCGTGTACTTGGCGACGTAGCGGCGGGCGCGCAGGTTGTCGGCCGCGCCGTCGCCGGGCAGCGCGCCGCGGCGGCGCTTCATCACGTGCGCGGTCTGCCAGGTCCGGATGATCACCTCGCCGATCCGGCCCATCGCCTGTGAATCCGAGCTCATCATCGAAATCGCGCCCATGTCGTGCAGCACGTCCTCGGCGGCGATCGTCGTCGGCCGGATCCGGCTCTCGGCGAAGGCGAGGTCCTCGGGCACCGACGGGTTGAGGTGGTGGCAGACCACCAGCATGTCGAGGTGCTCGTCGAGGGTGTTGGCCGTGTGCGGGCGGGTCGGGTTGGTCGACGACGGCAGCACGTTCGGCAGCGAGACGACCTGGATGATGTCCGGCGCGTGCCCGCCACCGGCGCCTTCGGTGTGGTAAGCGTTGATCGAGCGGCCGCCAATGGCGTCCACAGTGGACTCCAGGAAGCCGGCCTCGTTCAACGTGTCGGTGTGGATGGCCACCTGGACGCCGGCCTCGTCGGCCACGGTCAGGCACGCGTCGATGGCGGCCGGGGTGGTGCCCCAGTCCTCGTGGAGCTTGAACCCGCCCGCACCCGCGGCCAGCTGCTCGCGAAGGGCCTCGTGCCGGACGGTGTTCCCCTTGCCCAGCAGCAGGACGTTGATCGGGTAACCGTCCATGGCGGACAGCATCCGGCCGAGGTTCCACGCGCCGGGTGTGACGGTGGTGGCCTTCGTGCCCTCGTTGGGCCCGGTGCCGCCACCGACCAAAGTGGTCAGTCCCGCGGCCAGTGCCGTGTCGACGAGCTGCGGGCAGATGAAGTGGACGTGGCAGTCGATGCCGCCCGCGGTGAGGATCTTGCCGTTGCCGGAGAGCACCTCGGTGGACGGCCCGATGACCAGCGCCGGGTCGACACCGTCCATCGTGTCCGGGTTGCCCGCCTTGCCGATGCCGACGATCCGGCCGTCGCGCACGCCGACGTCGGCCTTGACAATGCCCCAGTGGTCGAGGATCACCGCGCCGGTGATGATCAGGTCGGGCGCCCCCTCGGCCCGGGTCGCCGTGCCCTGGCCCATGGACTCGCGGATGACCTTGCCGCCGCCGAAGAGCACCTCGTCGCCGGAGCCGCCGGCCCCCATCGAACGGTCTTCGGTGACCTCGATCAGCAGGTCGGTGTCGGCGAGCCGGATCCGGTCGCCGGTGGTCGGGCCGAACAGCTCGGCGTAGCGCTCACGGTCGATCTGTGGCACCTCTAGAACTCCCCTGCGAACTCGGATCGGAGTCCGGGCACCCGGCGGGCTCCGGCGAGCGGCACGAGGTCGACTTCCCGCTCGACGCCCGGCTCGAACCGCACCGACGTCCCGGCCGGGACGTCGAGCCGGTGGCCGCGGGCGGCGTCCCGGTCGAACTCGAGGCCCGGGTTCACGGCCGCGAAGTGGTAGTGCGAGCCGACCTGCACCGGCCGGTCGCCGAGGTTCCGGACCAGCAGCCGGACGCGCGCGCGGCCGGGGTTCAGCTCGACCGGCTCCTCGCCGGGGATGATCTCGCCAGGGTGCATCAGCCGCTCCTCACACGATCGGGTCGTGCACGGTGACGAGCTTCGTGCCGTCCGGGAACGTGGCCTCGACCTGCACGGAGTCGACCATCTCCGGCACGCCGTCGAGCACCTGCGCCCGGGAGAGCACGGTCCGGCCACTGGCCACCAGCTCGCTGACCGTGCGGCCGTCGCGGGCGCCTTCGAGGACGTGGTCGGTGATGAGCGCGACGGCCTCGGGGTAGTTGAGCCGGACGCCGCGGTCGAGCCGCTTCCGCGCGACGTCGGCCGCCACGTGGATGAGCAGCTTGTCGCGCTCCTGCGGGCTGAGGTGCATGCGCTAGGTCTATCACCCGAAACGCGGCAGCGCCTGGTTCGGAAACACAGGATTTACCTGGGCTTCGTCACACTCAGTGGTGAAAATTCTCCTGATCGGAGGCTTCGGTGACTGAATCGTTCTCGTAATCGTGACCGAAACCACCGCATCTTTCGATTGCCAGCCGCCGGTCAAGAGAGCAAGGTCTATCCATCCGTGCGACGTGGCGCGCATTCAGTGCGCTTCCTCCGACCGCGCGACCAGCAGCAACCAGCCGGGGAAAAGCGCACCGAAAGGTTCCGCGAAACAGTGACTACCTCCACGATCAGCAAGCCACAGCCGTCCGGCCAACCCGACGACGGCTTCCGACCGGGTCTGGAGGGCGTCGTCGCCTTCCACACCGAAATCGCCGAACCCGACCGGGACGGCGGTGCCCTGCGCTACCGCGGCGTCGACATCGAGGACCTCGCCGGCAAGGTGACCTTCGGCGACGTCTGGGGCCTCCTCGTGGACGGCCGGTTCGGCCACGGCCTGCCGCCCGCCGAGCCGTTCCCGCTGCCGGTGCACACCGGTGACGTCCGGGTGGACGTCCAGGCCGCGCTGGCCATGCTCGCCCCGATCTGGGGGTACCGCCCGCTGCTCGACATCTCCGACGAAGAGGCCCGCGAGCAGCTGGCCCGCGCCTCGGTGATGGCGCTGTCGTACGTCGCCCAGTCGGCGCGCGGCATCGGCCAGCCCGCCGTGCCGCAGGCCCGCGTCGACGAGGCCCACTCGATCACCGAGCGGTTCCTCGTCCGCTGGCGCGGCGAGCCGGACCCCGCGCACGTCAAGGCCCTGGACGCCTACTGGGTGTCGGCGGCCGAGCACGGCCTCAACGCCTCGACCTTCACCGCCCGCGTCATCGCCTCCACCGGCGCCGACGTCGCGGCGGCCATGTCCGGCGCCATCGGCGCGATGTCGGGCCCGCTGCACGGCGGCGCCCCGGCGCGCGTGCTGCCGATGATCGAAGAGGTCGAGCGCACCGGTGACCCGGAAGGCCTGGTCAAGGGCATCCTCGACCGCAAGGAACGGCTGATGGGCTTCGGCCACCGCGTCTACCGGGCCGAGGACCCGCGGGCGCGCGTGCTGCGCCGGACCTGCCAGGAGCTCGGCGCGACCCGCTACGAGGCGGCCGCGGCGCTGGAGCAGGCCGCGCTGAAGGAGCTGCGCGAGCGGCGTCCGGATCACCCGATCGAGACCAACGTCGAGTTCTGGGCCGCGGTCATCCTGGACTTCGCGCAGGTCCCGCCGCACATGATGCCCGCGATGTTCAGCTCGGCCCGCACCGCCGGCTGGGCCGCGCACATCCTGGAGCAGAAGCGGACCGGACGTCTCGTGCGGCCGTCGGCCAAGTACGTCGGCCCGGCGCCGCGCAGCCCCGAGAACGTCGAGGGCTGGGAGCTCGTCACCAAGCACTGACGTCTGGCCAGAAGGGGCACTTTTACGTGAAAGTGCCCCTTCTGTCGTGGGTGGCGGTGGTGGTGAGCATGGCCGTGAGCTGGTCGACCAGCCAGCTGTCCAGGGACTCGCGCGGCACCGTGCGCTCCTGCAGCCAGCTCAGCAAGGCACCTTCGACGACCGCCGTCCAGCAACGCAGCGTGAGCGACAGCAGCGGTGAGGGGTTCTCGACGCCGAGAGCGTCCAGGATCAGCGCCACCGCGCGGTTGCGGACCTCGTCGATGGCCGCGTCCGTCTCGGACGTCGC belongs to Amycolatopsis tolypomycina and includes:
- a CDS encoding lipase family protein translates to MLRRLLVAVALLFVTAAPTAHAEPGVLLEQKPTTVFVGPFPAPVKAWHLLYRSTSATGEPNAVSGTLLVPPTPWLRGGPRPLITYAVGTHGLGDQCAPSNLLAHGIENESALLAQALSQGWAVVVTDYEGLGTPGTHTYAVGQSEGRAVLDAARAASRVAGAGLSPSGPVGVFGYSQGGQAAAWAAELQGTYAPSLNVVGVAAGGVPADLNAVFASNDGGAAFGLVLGAATGFAAAYPDVPFASILNDRGREAVARVSKACTVELGAAAPFAHLQDFVTVPDPIHEPHWQARLAENYLGTTAPKPPVYLYHGTLDELIPFSVGTALRDRWKSLGAKVTWQEFPLLEHIGGVSIGGPAAMTWLGTKF
- the ureG gene encoding urease accessory protein UreG, with protein sequence MPAEGHGHGHFHEVNFDPTAAEPDHYDAAPTAGRAYRIGIGGPVGSGKTALTAALCRALGDEIRLAVVTNDIYTTEDADFLRRAGVLDPERIEAVQTGACPHTAIRDDITANLDAVERLEEKFPGLDLVIIESGGDNLTAVFSRGLADSQIFVVDVAGGDKVPRKGGPGVTTADLLVINKIDIAHLVGADMEVMTSDAHRMRGSLPVITQSLVDTPDAPAVADWVRSLL
- a CDS encoding urease subunit alpha, with translation MPQIDRERYAELFGPTTGDRIRLADTDLLIEVTEDRSMGAGGSGDEVLFGGGKVIRESMGQGTATRAEGAPDLIITGAVILDHWGIVKADVGVRDGRIVGIGKAGNPDTMDGVDPALVIGPSTEVLSGNGKILTAGGIDCHVHFICPQLVDTALAAGLTTLVGGGTGPNEGTKATTVTPGAWNLGRMLSAMDGYPINVLLLGKGNTVRHEALREQLAAGAGGFKLHEDWGTTPAAIDACLTVADEAGVQVAIHTDTLNEAGFLESTVDAIGGRSINAYHTEGAGGGHAPDIIQVVSLPNVLPSSTNPTRPHTANTLDEHLDMLVVCHHLNPSVPEDLAFAESRIRPTTIAAEDVLHDMGAISMMSSDSQAMGRIGEVIIRTWQTAHVMKRRRGALPGDGAADNLRARRYVAKYTINPAIAHGMETEIGSVEVGKLADLVLWEPKFFGVRPHVVLKGGFPAWAAMGDANASIPTPQPVLARPMFGASIGAALSLHFVAPSALDSGLRETFGITRPLVAVSNMRARTKADMVLNDATPDVRVEPDSFAVHVDGELIEPQPVTELPMAQRYFLF
- a CDS encoding urease accessory protein UreD, which codes for MKAHARLTACFDGTRTVLRELRSMAPLTLFPRRRPGSTAVVHLVNSATSPLGGDDLLLSVHVGPGASLRLSGVAATLALPGLHGESSLSTVDVVVEDGGSLEYLPEPTVITARARHHAVFRALLAPDAYLHTREVLVLGRAGEKPGSLVTTLDVVRAGTPVLRQTLSVGDAGLDGSLAVLAGRRVLATDLEVGGPERPAASGEWWSRSPLAAGGTLTTSLAPDAVTALRPF
- a CDS encoding urease accessory protein UreF; protein product: MDLSALILADSRFPGGGHVHSGGLEEVVSRRLVTSVRDLPGFLSGRLRTAGSLAAVFAAAAAHAAVNQGNWSLLDSELDARTPSLAQREASRAQGRGTARAGRIAWPSPVLAGLLAETPRPHHPIILGALVGVAGGTPYDAAMAAAYLSVSGPASAAVRLLGLDPFAVNAVVARLDLASVCAEAAAVAGDDPAALPSPGSPALDLFAEAHARHHQEEVRLFAS
- a CDS encoding urease subunit beta, with amino-acid sequence MHPGEIIPGEEPVELNPGRARVRLLVRNLGDRPVQVGSHYHFAAVNPGLEFDRDAARGHRLDVPAGTSVRFEPGVEREVDLVPLAGARRVPGLRSEFAGEF
- a CDS encoding urease subunit gamma: MHLSPQERDKLLIHVAADVARKRLDRGVRLNYPEAVALITDHVLEGARDGRTVSELVASGRTVLSRAQVLDGVPEMVDSVQVEATFPDGTKLVTVHDPIV
- a CDS encoding citrate synthase 2, which encodes MTTSTISKPQPSGQPDDGFRPGLEGVVAFHTEIAEPDRDGGALRYRGVDIEDLAGKVTFGDVWGLLVDGRFGHGLPPAEPFPLPVHTGDVRVDVQAALAMLAPIWGYRPLLDISDEEAREQLARASVMALSYVAQSARGIGQPAVPQARVDEAHSITERFLVRWRGEPDPAHVKALDAYWVSAAEHGLNASTFTARVIASTGADVAAAMSGAIGAMSGPLHGGAPARVLPMIEEVERTGDPEGLVKGILDRKERLMGFGHRVYRAEDPRARVLRRTCQELGATRYEAAAALEQAALKELRERRPDHPIETNVEFWAAVILDFAQVPPHMMPAMFSSARTAGWAAHILEQKRTGRLVRPSAKYVGPAPRSPENVEGWELVTKH